One region of Vescimonas fastidiosa genomic DNA includes:
- a CDS encoding DUF6100 family protein: protein MDRTSISRRIGSIKGDIEKLSNTLCAIEKTDIENYPDNYAMLTTDAALRSELIACRMRHLLYGSTATRKETYLASAGVVQGIRIKAQENMLEITLPCLLPKRKQRQSTEFLIDPLYFTLSQYSDNNELPKFRQCVVCFSHIYSEKFHNRRVRDYDNLELKQLLDVLSTFIMVDDTGLLVDAYNTTEIGEADCTRISVMAKEDFPKWLNEREKSLKTISDF from the coding sequence TTGGATAGAACAAGTATTTCAAGACGAATCGGAAGCATCAAGGGCGACATAGAAAAGCTGTCAAACACCCTTTGTGCCATCGAAAAGACGGATATAGAAAACTATCCAGACAATTACGCTATGCTGACTACCGATGCCGCATTACGCAGCGAACTTATCGCCTGCCGTATGCGGCATTTGTTATACGGCTCAACGGCCACACGGAAGGAAACCTATCTCGCCTCTGCCGGTGTGGTGCAAGGTATCCGCATTAAGGCGCAGGAGAATATGCTGGAGATCACGCTGCCGTGCCTGCTGCCTAAACGAAAGCAGCGGCAAAGCACGGAATTTCTGATCGACCCGTTGTATTTCACCCTGAGCCAGTATTCGGACAACAATGAGCTGCCGAAGTTCCGGCAGTGCGTTGTGTGTTTTTCGCATATTTACAGTGAGAAATTCCATAACCGCCGGGTACGGGACTACGACAACCTGGAGCTCAAACAGCTTTTGGATGTGTTGTCTACTTTCATTATGGTAGACGATACCGGCCTTTTGGTAGATGCCTATAACACAACGGAGATCGGTGAAGCAGATTGCACCCGCATTTCCGTAATGGCAAAAGAGGACTTCCCGAAGTGGCTGAATGAACGGGAAAAGAGCCTGAAAACCATATCGGATTTTTAG
- a CDS encoding VirB4 family type IV secretion system protein produces the protein MSKNSEHHDTYIIPPNFIEGSTLFGGMFKIRNVIEAGVLAAAVGVPVFSLDLSLTVRIIILCLTALPLALFALMGIAGEPLSSYIIAFFKWLKNRRVVGKTEPKEERKKPKPKKEKQPAPENESMLSEIAGVIRKQSAKKKHTEEPRAAETPKQKKPHRRSKADSPFLNPVAEYLPIEKIANGIIYTKDHRYIKLIEVVPINFLLRSAREQRSIIYSFISYLKISPVKIQFKVLTKRADLNKHTEIVHREMEAETDPNCRVLQEDYLKLINQIGSREATTRRFFVAFEYEQVGRRSSNEEADAIASLQTAARTAANYLKQCGNEVLTPENEDEFTVDVLYNILCRQESSDIPLPQRVQDVVSSYIAAGKDTDAIPCTEFFAPQTLDFTHAKYICVDGQYRSYLLIPSYGYKSQVAAGWLSLLVNAGDGIDIDLFLTRQPKERMVNKLGQQLRINRSKIREASDTNSDFDDLDGAIRSGYFLKEGLSNNEDFYYMNILITMTADNAEDLEWRECEMRKLLISQDLNIVSCSFREEQGFLSSLPLTNLEKHLYERSKRNVLTSGAASCYPFTAYELSDDNGILLGVNKYNNSLVIVDIFNSAAYKNANIAIMGTSGAGKTFTLQLMALRMRRKGTQVFIIAPLKGHEFLRACRNTGGEFIQISPASKNCINVMEIRKTDRSVDELLDGAPIEKSELAAKIQQLHIFFSLLIPDITHEERQLLDEALIKTYNAKGITHDNDTLKDPDNPDRYREMPILGDLYDILLIAPETKRLANILNRLVHGSASTFNQRTNVNLDNKYTVLDISELSGDLLTAGMFVALDYVWDKAKQNRTVEKTIFIDECWALIGGSANRLAANFVLEIAKIIRGYGGSAVFATQDLNDFFALDDGKYGKGIINNCKTKIVLNLEDEEAQRVQSILHLSEAEVMEITHFERGNGLISTNNNNITVEFRCSDLEKSLITTDRRELQELVEQKKR, from the coding sequence TCAAGTGGCTCAAGAACCGCCGTGTGGTCGGTAAGACGGAGCCGAAAGAGGAAAGGAAGAAGCCGAAACCGAAAAAAGAAAAGCAGCCTGCGCCGGAAAACGAGTCGATGCTATCGGAGATCGCCGGTGTTATCCGCAAGCAGTCGGCAAAGAAAAAGCATACCGAGGAACCCCGGGCGGCGGAAACACCGAAACAGAAGAAGCCGCACCGCAGAAGCAAAGCGGACTCGCCCTTTCTCAACCCCGTAGCGGAGTATCTGCCGATTGAAAAGATTGCAAACGGCATTATCTACACCAAGGATCACCGGTATATCAAGCTGATTGAGGTGGTACCGATCAATTTTCTGCTCCGAAGTGCCAGAGAACAGCGGAGCATTATCTACTCCTTTATCAGCTATCTGAAGATCAGCCCGGTCAAGATCCAGTTTAAGGTGCTGACAAAGCGTGCGGACCTCAATAAACACACCGAGATCGTGCATCGTGAAATGGAAGCTGAAACCGATCCAAACTGTCGGGTCTTACAGGAGGATTACCTAAAGCTCATCAATCAGATCGGATCCCGTGAGGCGACAACCCGCCGCTTCTTTGTCGCTTTTGAATATGAGCAGGTCGGGCGGCGCAGCAGCAATGAAGAGGCCGATGCCATTGCCTCGCTGCAAACCGCCGCAAGGACGGCGGCAAACTATTTGAAGCAATGCGGCAATGAGGTGCTGACGCCGGAAAACGAAGACGAATTCACAGTGGATGTGCTGTATAACATCCTCTGCCGCCAGGAAAGCTCGGACATTCCTCTTCCGCAAAGAGTGCAGGATGTCGTTTCAAGCTATATTGCGGCAGGAAAGGATACGGACGCCATTCCGTGTACGGAGTTTTTTGCACCGCAGACGCTGGACTTTACCCACGCCAAATACATTTGCGTGGACGGGCAATATCGGTCATATCTTTTGATCCCATCCTACGGCTACAAATCACAAGTGGCGGCCGGTTGGCTGAGCCTGCTTGTCAATGCCGGCGACGGGATCGACATCGACCTGTTTCTGACCCGTCAGCCGAAGGAGCGTATGGTGAACAAGCTCGGTCAGCAGCTTCGTATCAACCGTTCCAAAATCCGAGAAGCCAGTGATACCAACAGCGACTTTGACGATCTGGACGGCGCTATCCGCAGCGGGTACTTTTTGAAGGAGGGGCTTTCCAACAACGAGGATTTTTACTATATGAACATCCTCATTACGATGACCGCCGACAACGCCGAGGATCTGGAATGGCGTGAGTGTGAAATGCGGAAGCTGCTTATCTCGCAGGATCTCAATATCGTGTCCTGCTCATTTCGGGAAGAACAAGGCTTTTTGTCATCGCTGCCGCTGACAAATCTGGAAAAGCATCTGTATGAGCGCTCCAAGCGCAATGTGCTGACAAGCGGGGCTGCAAGCTGCTATCCCTTTACCGCTTATGAGTTGAGCGATGACAATGGCATTTTGCTCGGCGTCAACAAATATAACAATTCCCTTGTGATCGTGGATATTTTCAATTCCGCAGCCTATAAGAACGCCAACATTGCAATCATGGGGACCAGCGGCGCAGGCAAAACCTTCACCTTGCAGCTGATGGCATTGCGGATGCGGCGAAAAGGCACCCAGGTATTCATCATTGCTCCGCTGAAAGGGCACGAATTTCTGCGTGCCTGCCGCAATACGGGCGGCGAGTTCATTCAGATCTCTCCGGCATCGAAAAACTGCATCAATGTCATGGAGATACGCAAGACCGATCGGTCGGTGGATGAACTGCTGGACGGCGCTCCGATTGAGAAATCGGAGCTTGCCGCCAAAATTCAGCAGCTGCACATCTTTTTCAGCCTGCTGATCCCCGACATCACTCACGAAGAACGGCAGCTTTTGGATGAAGCCCTGATCAAGACCTACAATGCCAAGGGGATCACCCATGACAATGACACGCTCAAAGACCCAGACAATCCCGACCGTTACAGAGAAATGCCGATTTTGGGTGACCTGTATGATATTCTCTTGATCGCACCCGAAACCAAACGTCTGGCAAATATCCTCAACCGCTTGGTACACGGCTCGGCCAGCACCTTTAACCAGCGCACCAATGTCAACCTGGATAATAAATACACGGTGCTGGATATTTCCGAGCTGTCCGGTGATCTGCTGACGGCGGGAATGTTCGTTGCACTCGATTATGTGTGGGATAAGGCAAAGCAAAACCGCACCGTAGAAAAGACCATCTTCATCGACGAATGCTGGGCGCTGATCGGCGGCTCTGCCAACCGGCTTGCCGCAAACTTTGTTCTGGAAATCGCCAAGATCATCCGTGGCTATGGCGGCAGCGCCGTTTTTGCTACGCAGGACCTCAACGATTTCTTTGCTCTCGACGACGGAAAATACGGCAAAGGCATCATCAACAACTGCAAGACCAAAATCGTCCTCAATCTTGAAGACGAGGAGGCGCAGCGGGTACAGAGTATTTTACATCTGTCCGAGGCGGAGGTCATGGAAATCACGCACTTTGAGCGTGGCAACGGGCTGATTAGCACCAACAACAATAATATCACGGTCGAGTTTCGGTGCAGTGACTTGGAGAAAAGCCTGATCACGACCGACCGCCGTGAGCTGCAGGAACTGGTCGAACAGAAAAAACGGTAA
- a CDS encoding CAP domain-containing protein, giving the protein MRKIIFVLLALLLTLAGCGKEALPETSSVPSEDTHITSPTEEKTEQSTVPSSEPAKTTEVPEETAVSKAESGTSDSSVKEPKQNTPSGGPTEPTEKTAPAENTSPTEPTETTPTVPNASASDAGAIAELVAQYLNDYRTAQGTAAVTRLSGLTGYAEYRSRQIISDFSHNTMDERAAATALSYGLYVDPSAYGMDGEPYYTACAGEAIAKAGYAGTVDYVASSLARLIRNSPDHWSYIGSGEYRYIGVGITYESGMWYCDVALTKDNYG; this is encoded by the coding sequence ATGCGTAAAATCATCTTCGTCTTGCTCGCTTTGCTGCTGACTCTTGCAGGCTGCGGCAAAGAGGCTTTGCCGGAAACATCCTCTGTACCTTCGGAGGATACTCATATCACATCTCCCACTGAGGAAAAAACGGAACAAAGCACGGTGCCCTCTTCCGAGCCTGCCAAAACTACCGAAGTGCCGGAAGAAACCGCTGTATCCAAGGCGGAAAGCGGTACTTCCGACAGTTCCGTAAAGGAGCCGAAACAAAACACACCTTCCGGCGGACCGACTGAGCCTACTGAAAAGACGGCTCCGGCAGAAAACACATCGCCAACAGAGCCGACGGAAACGACACCGACCGTGCCCAATGCTTCGGCTTCCGATGCCGGAGCAATCGCAGAGCTGGTCGCACAGTATCTGAACGACTACCGCACGGCGCAAGGCACTGCTGCCGTCACCCGGCTGTCCGGTCTCACAGGATATGCCGAATACCGCAGCCGCCAGATTATCTCGGACTTCTCACACAACACCATGGATGAACGGGCGGCGGCAACGGCACTGTCCTACGGGTTGTATGTGGATCCTTCTGCATACGGAATGGATGGAGAGCCATATTATACCGCCTGCGCGGGCGAAGCGATCGCCAAGGCCGGATATGCGGGCACTGTCGATTATGTAGCAAGCTCTTTGGCTCGCCTGATACGAAACAGCCCCGATCACTGGTCTTACATAGGAAGCGGCGAATATCGGTATATCGGTGTCGGCATCACCTACGAAAGCGGAATGTGGTACTGCGATGTGGCGCTCACCAAAGACAACTACGGATAA
- a CDS encoding DUF5697 family protein produces the protein MKTRGEIYSKEAADILRNITTYHYMRHDQLLRLYPGKEEKIDNLLSFFLRQGRIFRDEHSGLYHDGTEAHADKEMLAALWVLTDFIDRVDYHSSTDFPVKLIFIADGELYEVIYVETGGEALIEHAVAKQPDDAEKRIVIVESAEQIGKLNIPDVTAYCTVDMNTGAVQYYKQE, from the coding sequence ATGAAAACGCGAGGAGAGATATACAGCAAAGAGGCTGCAGATATACTGCGGAATATCACGACCTATCACTATATGCGGCACGATCAGCTTTTGCGGCTCTATCCGGGAAAGGAAGAAAAAATTGATAATCTTCTGTCCTTCTTTCTAAGGCAGGGACGAATCTTTCGGGATGAACATTCCGGTTTATATCACGATGGCACCGAAGCCCACGCCGACAAGGAAATGCTGGCGGCGCTTTGGGTGCTGACGGATTTTATCGACCGGGTGGACTACCACTCTTCCACGGACTTTCCGGTAAAGCTGATTTTTATTGCCGACGGCGAACTGTACGAGGTCATCTATGTAGAAACAGGCGGCGAGGCCCTGATCGAGCACGCCGTTGCCAAGCAGCCGGACGATGCAGAAAAACGCATCGTCATCGTAGAAAGCGCCGAGCAGATCGGCAAGCTGAACATCCCCGATGTGACGGCGTACTGCACCGTGGATATGAACACCGGCGCTGTTCAGTATTATAAGCAGGAATAG
- a CDS encoding VirD4-like conjugal transfer protein, CD1115 family produces MSKKKRLFGILLALPPLLLGLLYGGGYIAQFMRNYHEWEAAGGTPGNGTSPTVPSFAVSECLRAIFTMPYGIVGILICVGALVLLIVMVMRMGYSETGEYDKDRNFIYSKKGTYGTSGFMSEKEAEEIFDLRTSLKNHNGTIFGLLNGRYVCMPEESMLNKNVAVYGASGSMKTRAYCINRILQATVPNKDGKMESLIICDPKSELYEKTSELLRKTHTVKVFNLVCPENSDSWNCLAEIEGDELMAQRFCDVIIKNTGSERGDHFWDSAEMNLLKALVLYVEQGYLPERKNIGQVYRLLTHCDEKELNSLFNMLPSSHPAKAPYAIFQQASDTVRSGVIIGLGSRLQVFQNKSICNMTAFDEIDMELPGQQPCAYFCITSDQDSTFDFLSSLFLSFVFIKLVRYADKNCEGGKLPIPVHVLGEELTACGVIPDLSRKISVIRSRNISMSCVFQNLAGLQNRYPLNQWQEILGNSDVQLFLGCVDELTAKYISDRSGEVSVHVQSKAKQLGTWRISNYTPEYRETSGVGKRKLLTMDEVLRLPISKALIIIRGRKLLQVDKCDYTEHPESKKMISCKASAHIPEWQKQQPKEVEEVSPAPIKKPGRKKKTPASNVVPTDKDSIMSKN; encoded by the coding sequence TTGAGTAAGAAGAAAAGACTGTTTGGCATATTGCTGGCGCTTCCGCCGCTTCTGCTGGGACTGCTCTACGGCGGCGGATATATTGCCCAGTTTATGCGCAATTATCATGAGTGGGAGGCTGCCGGCGGAACGCCCGGCAACGGAACTTCACCCACCGTGCCGTCCTTTGCTGTCAGCGAGTGCCTGCGTGCCATTTTTACTATGCCATACGGCATAGTCGGCATTCTCATTTGCGTGGGAGCGCTGGTGCTGCTCATCGTTATGGTCATGCGTATGGGCTACAGTGAAACCGGCGAATACGACAAGGACCGTAACTTCATCTATTCCAAGAAGGGCACCTACGGCACATCCGGCTTTATGAGCGAAAAGGAAGCCGAGGAGATATTTGACTTACGGACGAGCCTTAAAAACCATAACGGCACGATCTTCGGGCTGCTGAACGGGCGGTATGTGTGTATGCCGGAGGAAAGTATGCTCAACAAAAATGTGGCGGTGTACGGTGCCAGCGGCAGCATGAAAACGAGGGCTTACTGTATCAACCGCATTTTGCAGGCGACCGTTCCGAACAAGGACGGAAAAATGGAATCGCTGATCATTTGCGACCCGAAATCCGAGCTGTACGAAAAGACCAGCGAGCTGCTGCGCAAGACGCATACCGTTAAGGTGTTCAATCTGGTGTGCCCTGAAAATTCAGACTCGTGGAATTGCCTTGCGGAGATCGAGGGCGATGAACTGATGGCACAGCGCTTTTGCGATGTCATTATTAAAAACACCGGCTCGGAACGGGGCGACCACTTCTGGGACAGCGCCGAAATGAATCTGCTCAAAGCGTTGGTCCTTTATGTGGAACAAGGGTATCTGCCCGAGCGGAAGAATATCGGGCAGGTCTATCGGCTGCTGACCCACTGTGACGAAAAAGAGCTGAACAGCCTGTTCAATATGCTGCCGTCCTCACATCCGGCGAAAGCCCCTTACGCCATTTTTCAGCAGGCGTCCGACACCGTGCGCAGCGGCGTGATTATCGGCCTTGGCTCAAGACTGCAGGTGTTCCAGAACAAATCCATCTGCAATATGACTGCCTTTGACGAGATCGATATGGAGCTGCCGGGACAGCAGCCCTGCGCTTATTTCTGTATTACCAGCGACCAGGACAGTACCTTCGACTTTTTATCATCGTTGTTTCTGTCCTTTGTTTTTATCAAGCTGGTGCGCTATGCAGACAAAAACTGCGAGGGCGGCAAGCTGCCTATCCCCGTTCATGTGCTCGGTGAAGAATTGACGGCCTGCGGCGTTATTCCAGACCTCAGCCGAAAAATCAGCGTGATACGCTCCCGAAACATCAGCATGAGCTGCGTGTTCCAGAACCTTGCCGGACTTCAGAACCGATACCCGCTGAACCAATGGCAGGAGATCCTCGGCAACAGTGATGTGCAGCTTTTTCTCGGCTGCGTGGATGAGCTGACGGCAAAGTACATCAGCGACCGCTCCGGCGAGGTTTCCGTGCATGTGCAGAGCAAGGCAAAGCAGCTCGGCACTTGGCGGATTTCCAACTACACACCGGAATACAGAGAGACCAGCGGCGTCGGCAAGCGAAAGCTGCTGACGATGGATGAGGTCTTGCGGCTGCCGATCAGCAAGGCGCTCATCATTATTCGAGGCCGCAAGCTATTGCAGGTAGACAAATGCGATTACACAGAGCACCCGGAAAGCAAAAAGATGATCTCCTGCAAGGCTTCTGCACATATACCTGAGTGGCAAAAACAGCAACCGAAGGAGGTGGAAGAAGTATCGCCTGCGCCGATCAAAAAACCGGGCAGAAAGAAAAAAACGCCGGCATCCAATGTGGTGCCGACCGACAAAGACAGTATCATGTCCAAAAACTAA
- a CDS encoding S1 RNA-binding domain-containing protein, whose translation MPKKKEEPEVAAAVETTESAAEVTDIEPVPVEPAAEVSAEPIEPAAEEPPKPKRTRKKKTDAVDEEALPEPQPAAPKETAAKKKETAAADRQNKPKADPILTLEVGGEVTTETHEMDAAWHEILTSNRSHRILTGMLGGVEETEAGKTLAVVDYKGFRVVIPLKEMLVKLEKNLKGTEYTEMIRRQNKLLSNMLGCEIDFIVKGVDQKTRTVVASRKEAMLKKRQVFYMNQDTSGAYRIYEGRTVQARVIAVAEKAVRIEAFGVECSIMARDLSWDWIGDANDRFSVGDQILVRILEVNRDSLEELSIRADVKSVSENTNRTYLKQCRVQSKYAGKVTDVHKGVVYVRLNNGANAIAHTCLDRRTPGKKDDVSFAVTHIDEDRGVAVGIITRIIKQHL comes from the coding sequence ATGCCTAAGAAAAAAGAAGAGCCGGAAGTTGCCGCTGCGGTGGAAACGACCGAAAGCGCTGCGGAGGTGACCGATATTGAGCCCGTTCCCGTCGAACCTGCCGCCGAAGTATCTGCCGAGCCGATCGAGCCGGCAGCTGAAGAGCCACCGAAGCCCAAACGCACCCGCAAAAAGAAAACGGATGCCGTGGATGAGGAAGCTTTACCCGAGCCTCAACCGGCTGCCCCCAAGGAGACCGCCGCAAAGAAAAAAGAAACCGCCGCAGCGGATCGGCAGAATAAGCCGAAGGCAGATCCTATTCTGACGCTGGAAGTCGGCGGTGAAGTTACGACCGAGACACATGAGATGGACGCCGCATGGCACGAGATCCTGACTTCCAACCGCTCGCACCGCATCCTGACCGGAATGCTCGGCGGCGTGGAAGAAACGGAAGCCGGGAAAACGCTCGCCGTTGTAGATTACAAGGGCTTTCGTGTAGTCATCCCGCTAAAGGAAATGCTTGTGAAGCTGGAAAAGAACCTCAAAGGCACAGAGTATACCGAAATGATCCGCCGCCAGAACAAGCTGCTCAGCAATATGTTGGGCTGCGAGATCGACTTCATTGTAAAGGGCGTGGATCAGAAGACACGCACCGTTGTGGCAAGCCGCAAGGAAGCGATGCTCAAAAAGCGGCAGGTCTTTTACATGAATCAGGATACCTCCGGCGCATACCGCATCTATGAGGGACGCACCGTGCAGGCCCGTGTGATTGCCGTGGCGGAAAAGGCAGTACGCATCGAAGCCTTCGGCGTGGAGTGCTCGATCATGGCACGGGACCTGTCCTGGGATTGGATCGGGGATGCCAACGACCGTTTTTCTGTCGGGGATCAGATCCTCGTCCGTATTCTGGAGGTCAACCGTGATAGCTTGGAGGAGCTTTCCATCCGTGCCGATGTAAAAAGTGTATCCGAGAACACCAACCGCACCTATCTGAAGCAGTGTCGGGTGCAAAGCAAGTATGCCGGCAAGGTGACAGATGTGCATAAGGGCGTGGTGTATGTCCGACTGAATAACGGAGCCAACGCCATTGCTCACACCTGCCTCGACCGGCGCACGCCCGGCAAGAAAGACGATGTTTCTTTTGCCGTGACGCACATTGATGAAGACCGTGGCGTGGCGGTCGGAATCATCACCCGTATTATCAAGCAGCATCTGTAG